One genomic segment of Brevibacillus laterosporus LMG 15441 includes these proteins:
- a CDS encoding FadR/GntR family transcriptional regulator — MTDSSTNRKVYEGILMQLNEIIAEENLRPGDKLPSERELSERLSVGRSSVREALRALELLGLIETRRGEGTFLKHYRHNRLIDLLGSYILRDAKTKKDLVEMRKILELDAVRLACTRAGTRHFEEMERILDSAWDKLERGEIPWEEDYLFHRVICRSSRNSVLHRIWAPLVEYSGGIRKDSIAREGRARIAHQEHVQVMEAIREGNAVKAMEYMKVHLDNSML, encoded by the coding sequence ATGACAGACTCCTCCACCAATCGGAAAGTGTATGAAGGAATTCTCATGCAATTGAACGAAATCATTGCAGAAGAGAATTTACGTCCTGGGGATAAGCTCCCCTCAGAGCGAGAGCTTTCCGAGCGATTAAGTGTTGGGCGTTCCTCTGTACGTGAGGCGCTACGAGCTTTAGAGCTGTTGGGTCTAATAGAGACAAGACGTGGGGAAGGCACTTTTTTAAAGCATTATCGGCATAACCGGTTGATCGATTTATTAGGCTCTTACATTTTACGTGATGCAAAAACCAAAAAAGATCTCGTAGAAATGCGTAAGATCCTAGAACTGGATGCTGTACGTCTTGCGTGCACCAGAGCAGGGACTAGGCACTTTGAGGAAATGGAGCGCATTTTGGATTCTGCTTGGGATAAGTTGGAGCGAGGAGAGATTCCTTGGGAGGAAGATTACTTATTTCATCGGGTCATATGCAGATCGAGCCGCAATTCTGTCTTACACCGGATATGGGCTCCGCTCGTGGAATATAGTGGTGGGATTCGCAAAGACTCAATAGCACGTGAAGGAAGAGCGCGTATTGCTCATCAGGAACATGTGCAGGTTATGGAGGCAATACGCGAAGGTAACGCAGTAAAGGCGATGGAATATATGAAGGTACATCTTGACAACAGCATGTTATAA
- a CDS encoding YtpI family protein, with protein sequence MWFAIYFTGMIASLIMGVYYSINARRRGLHPLQSRMTLGKMNISLGCLLILFGLNQFSFQDLDGIRIGVAFVMLLVGIINLVLGTKHYIRNKQEWLRVAETLK encoded by the coding sequence ATGTGGTTTGCTATTTATTTTACCGGCATGATTGCCTCCCTCATCATGGGAGTCTACTATAGCATTAACGCTCGTCGTCGTGGTCTTCATCCATTGCAATCCCGTATGACACTTGGAAAAATGAATATTTCCTTAGGTTGCCTGCTCATCTTATTTGGTCTCAATCAATTTTCCTTTCAGGACTTAGATGGAATTCGGATTGGGGTTGCTTTTGTAATGCTGTTAGTAGGTATTATTAATCTCGTGCTTGGTACAAAACACTATATCCGCAACAAACAAGAATGGTTACGAGTAGCGGAAACACTAAAATAA
- the accA gene encoding acetyl-CoA carboxylase carboxyl transferase subunit alpha: MATDLSFEKPLVELRDKIKELRKFTEEKGIDFTDEVKRLEEKAKDLAEQIYGNLTPWQRVQISRHPERPTTFDYIKHIFTDFMELHGDRSYGDDLAIVGGIARLEGRPVTVIGHQKGKDTKENISRNFGMAHPEGYRKALRLMKQAEKFGRPIITFINTQGAYPGKAAEERGQSEAIARNLLEMANFTVPIICVVIGEGGSGGALGISVGNYIYMLENSVYSVISPEGAAALLWKDSSLAMRAAETMKISAPDLLELGIIDQIIPEPFGGAHRDLIQQAGFIKQSLLNGLAELEKLSPKELVQHRYNKFKQIGTFTSLS, encoded by the coding sequence ATGGCAACAGATCTCTCATTTGAAAAACCATTAGTAGAGCTGCGCGATAAAATTAAAGAACTACGTAAGTTTACAGAAGAAAAAGGGATTGATTTTACAGATGAAGTAAAGCGTCTGGAGGAAAAAGCGAAGGATTTGGCCGAGCAAATCTACGGGAATTTAACCCCGTGGCAACGCGTGCAGATTTCTCGTCATCCAGAGCGTCCCACTACGTTTGATTATATCAAGCATATCTTTACTGATTTTATGGAATTACATGGGGATCGTTCCTACGGAGATGATTTGGCGATTGTTGGTGGTATTGCACGCCTAGAAGGCCGGCCTGTCACAGTTATCGGGCATCAAAAGGGGAAAGATACCAAAGAAAATATTAGCCGTAATTTTGGTATGGCTCATCCAGAGGGTTATCGTAAAGCGTTGCGATTAATGAAGCAGGCCGAGAAATTTGGTCGACCGATCATTACATTTATTAATACGCAAGGGGCTTATCCAGGTAAAGCAGCAGAGGAGCGCGGACAGAGCGAAGCGATTGCTCGAAATTTACTTGAGATGGCTAATTTCACGGTGCCTATTATTTGTGTGGTCATCGGAGAAGGTGGTAGTGGAGGAGCTTTAGGCATTAGTGTCGGTAACTATATCTATATGCTTGAGAACTCCGTTTATTCGGTTATCTCTCCAGAGGGAGCTGCGGCTCTTTTATGGAAAGATTCTAGTCTCGCGATGCGGGCAGCCGAAACCATGAAAATTTCTGCCCCAGATTTATTAGAATTAGGTATCATTGATCAAATCATTCCAGAACCATTTGGTGGGGCACATCGTGATTTAATCCAACAAGCAGGTTTTATTAAGCAGTCGTTGCTTAATGGTTTAGCTGAGCTGGAAAAACTGTCCCCTAAAGAATTAGTACAGCATCGTTATAACAAATTTAAACAAATTGGCACATTTACTTCCCTTTCATAA
- the pfkA gene encoding 6-phosphofructokinase — translation MKKIAVLTSGGDAPGMNAAVRAAVRRAIYKGVQIFGVYNGYNGLISGNIKELTLGSVGDIIHRGGTMLFTARSDEFRTEEGRAKAVEQLKKHGIEGLIVIGGDGSFRGAQKLTQLGFPTIGVPGTIDNDIPCTDFTIGFDTALNTVVECIDKIRDTATSHERTYIVEVMGRDAGDLALWAGLAAGAESIIIPEADTDMKDILERLRSGHRRGKKHSIIIVAEGVGQASQFADVIKAETGWETRVTVLGHIQRGGSPTAFDRMLASRLGAAAVDLLLEGKADRMVGIKNNTIVDVDIDEALDQKHQLDLSIYQLARSLSI, via the coding sequence ATGAAAAAAATTGCTGTTTTAACTAGTGGTGGCGATGCTCCAGGTATGAACGCGGCTGTTCGTGCTGCGGTACGTCGAGCTATTTACAAGGGCGTTCAAATTTTTGGAGTTTACAATGGATATAATGGTCTTATTAGCGGTAACATCAAGGAATTAACACTTGGTTCTGTAGGTGACATTATTCATCGTGGTGGTACAATGCTTTTTACAGCTCGTAGCGACGAGTTCAGAACGGAAGAAGGACGAGCAAAAGCGGTTGAGCAATTAAAGAAACACGGAATTGAAGGTCTAATTGTTATCGGCGGTGACGGTTCGTTCCGCGGTGCGCAAAAACTAACTCAGCTTGGCTTCCCAACAATTGGTGTTCCGGGTACTATTGATAATGACATTCCATGCACTGACTTTACAATTGGCTTTGACACAGCATTAAACACTGTAGTAGAATGCATTGACAAAATCCGCGATACAGCTACTTCACATGAGCGTACGTACATTGTTGAGGTTATGGGGCGCGATGCAGGTGACTTGGCTCTGTGGGCTGGTTTAGCTGCTGGAGCAGAATCCATCATCATCCCTGAAGCAGATACGGATATGAAGGATATTCTGGAGCGACTACGTTCAGGACATCGCCGCGGTAAAAAGCATTCCATCATTATTGTGGCAGAAGGGGTAGGCCAAGCTTCTCAGTTCGCAGATGTCATCAAGGCAGAAACAGGCTGGGAGACTCGTGTCACTGTTCTAGGACATATTCAACGTGGTGGTTCTCCAACTGCTTTCGACCGTATGCTAGCAAGTCGTTTAGGTGCAGCTGCTGTAGATTTGCTGCTTGAGGGCAAAGCGGATCGCATGGTTGGAATTAAGAACAATACCATCGTAGACGTTGATATTGATGAAGCGCTTGATCAAAAACATCAACTAGACTTGTCAATTTACCAATTAGCGCGTTCTCTATCCATTTAA
- a CDS encoding NAD(P)-dependent malic enzyme produces the protein MSNLREEALELHRVHQGKLEAVTKVPVRDAHDLSLAYSPGVAEPCKEIFNDPSKVYEYTMKGNLVAVVSDGTAVLGLGNIGPEAAMPVMEGKAVLFKSFAGVDAFPICLNTTDKEKIIETVKLLEPTFGGVNLEDIAAPACFEIEERLKKETNIPIFHDDQHGTAIVTAAGLINALKLVNKKIEDIRVVANGAGAAGIAIIKLLLSMGVKEVIMCDTKGIVYEGRQFGMNPVKEEIALLTNRDKIEGELADAMVGADVFIGVSAAGAVTPEMVTSMNRDAIIFAMANPTPEIMPDEAKKAGAAVVGTGRSDFPNQVNNVLAFPGIFRGALDTRATQINEEMKVAAVHAIADLIEGDQLHADFVIPAPFDPRVAANVAAAVAKAAMDSGVARINVDLEEIKAKTVKLSAFSDQ, from the coding sequence GTGTCGAATTTAAGAGAAGAAGCTCTTGAACTTCACAGAGTACATCAAGGAAAGCTAGAAGCAGTTACGAAGGTGCCAGTGCGCGATGCACATGATTTAAGCCTAGCATACTCGCCTGGTGTAGCCGAACCTTGCAAAGAGATTTTTAATGATCCTAGCAAAGTGTACGAATATACCATGAAAGGTAATTTGGTAGCTGTAGTTAGTGACGGAACGGCCGTGCTAGGACTTGGTAATATCGGTCCAGAAGCTGCAATGCCTGTTATGGAAGGAAAAGCCGTATTATTTAAATCGTTTGCTGGAGTAGATGCATTCCCGATCTGCTTAAATACAACGGACAAAGAGAAGATTATTGAAACAGTAAAGCTTCTAGAGCCAACTTTTGGAGGCGTAAACCTAGAAGATATCGCAGCACCTGCATGCTTTGAGATCGAGGAACGTCTGAAAAAAGAAACGAACATTCCAATTTTCCACGATGACCAGCACGGAACAGCCATTGTAACTGCTGCGGGTCTCATCAATGCTTTAAAATTAGTGAATAAAAAAATAGAAGATATCCGTGTAGTTGCCAACGGTGCTGGAGCCGCTGGTATTGCAATTATTAAACTTTTACTTAGCATGGGTGTAAAAGAAGTAATTATGTGTGATACAAAAGGAATTGTGTATGAAGGCCGCCAATTTGGTATGAATCCAGTGAAAGAAGAAATCGCTTTACTAACGAACCGTGACAAAATCGAAGGCGAACTAGCAGATGCAATGGTTGGGGCTGACGTATTCATTGGTGTTTCCGCAGCAGGAGCTGTTACCCCTGAGATGGTTACATCTATGAATCGTGATGCGATTATTTTTGCAATGGCTAATCCTACACCTGAGATTATGCCGGATGAAGCTAAAAAGGCAGGAGCGGCAGTAGTAGGAACAGGGCGCTCTGATTTCCCGAATCAGGTTAATAATGTACTAGCATTCCCAGGCATTTTCCGCGGTGCGTTGGATACAAGAGCGACTCAAATCAATGAAGAAATGAAAGTAGCGGCGGTACATGCTATCGCTGATCTAATCGAGGGAGATCAGCTGCACGCTGATTTTGTTATCCCAGCTCCGTTTGATCCTCGTGTTGCTGCGAATGTAGCAGCCGCGGTTGCTAAAGCTGCGATGGATAGCGGTGTAGCTCGGATTAATGTCGATTTAGAAGAAATAAAAGCTAAAACCGTAAAACTTTCTGCTTTCTCAGATCAATAA
- a CDS encoding DRTGG domain-containing protein: MATKHEQIIQHIDRLPIGTKISVRQIAKDLEVSEGTAYRAIKEAEVQGYVSTIERVGTVRIEKKNKENFDRLTFAEVVNIVDGSVLGGKEGLHKTLHKFLIGAMKLENMVKYIQPGSLLIVGNREQAHRLSLQNGAAVLVTGGFDTSEEVKALADELELPIISTTYDTFSVASLLNRAIYDRLIKKEIVMVEDIVKPLDEVPVLLPTDQVKKWHLYTEKYKETRFAVVDEFRRLVGILTSKDIIGNEDDVTVDKVMTRSPITTSPRVSVASAAHLMAWEGIELLPVVDNFKKLLGVITRQEVLKALQYMQKQPQLSETFPNMIMSQFREEKDRDEVTYIGEVTPQMTNHLGTIASGVLTTVMTEVACNELRRHRRGDMVPENITVYFLKPVQIESQLKIKPRLLDVSRRFGKVEVEVFHRDQMVGKAMVTAQVLER; this comes from the coding sequence TTGGCAACAAAGCACGAACAAATCATACAACATATTGATCGCCTTCCCATCGGAACTAAGATCTCTGTCCGACAGATCGCCAAGGATCTCGAAGTAAGCGAAGGAACGGCTTACCGCGCGATCAAAGAGGCGGAGGTACAAGGGTATGTTAGTACCATTGAACGGGTAGGAACTGTCCGGATTGAGAAAAAGAATAAGGAAAACTTTGATCGTTTAACTTTTGCCGAGGTAGTAAATATTGTGGATGGCAGTGTGTTGGGTGGTAAAGAGGGTTTACACAAGACTTTACATAAATTTTTGATAGGTGCCATGAAGCTAGAAAACATGGTCAAATATATCCAACCGGGTAGCTTGTTAATTGTTGGAAACCGAGAGCAGGCCCATCGTCTTTCTTTACAAAATGGTGCGGCTGTATTAGTTACTGGTGGATTTGATACAAGTGAGGAAGTTAAAGCGCTAGCAGATGAGCTAGAATTACCGATTATTTCTACTACGTACGATACATTCAGTGTGGCTTCTTTATTAAATCGTGCTATTTATGACCGTCTTATCAAAAAAGAGATTGTCATGGTAGAGGATATAGTAAAACCATTAGATGAGGTTCCCGTTTTATTGCCTACAGATCAAGTGAAGAAGTGGCATTTGTACACAGAAAAATATAAAGAGACACGCTTTGCTGTAGTCGATGAGTTTCGTCGGCTAGTTGGTATCCTGACATCTAAGGATATCATCGGTAATGAAGATGATGTTACTGTGGATAAAGTGATGACACGCAGCCCAATTACGACGTCACCAAGGGTCTCTGTCGCTTCCGCCGCTCATTTGATGGCATGGGAAGGAATCGAATTGTTGCCGGTTGTGGATAATTTCAAAAAGCTGCTGGGAGTCATTACACGTCAGGAAGTTCTGAAAGCGTTACAATACATGCAGAAGCAACCGCAATTAAGCGAAACCTTTCCAAATATGATCATGAGTCAGTTCCGAGAAGAAAAGGATCGGGATGAAGTCACCTACATTGGTGAAGTAACTCCTCAGATGACCAATCATTTGGGAACGATTGCAAGTGGCGTATTGACGACTGTCATGACAGAAGTAGCCTGTAATGAATTGCGCCGACATCGACGTGGTGATATGGTGCCGGAGAACATTACCGTTTATTTCTTAAAGCCAGTTCAGATCGAAAGTCAATTAAAGATAAAACCGCGTTTACTAGACGTGAGCCGCCGCTTTGGCAAGGTGGAGGTAGAAGTGTTCCACCGCGATCAAATGGTAGGAAAAGCAATGGTTACAGCGCAGGTTTTGGAAAGATAA
- a CDS encoding helix-turn-helix domain-containing protein, with translation MERIGFVMKEARISKGISLTDIHQKTNIPLSYLEAIEQEEFSKIPHQVYVQGFVKSYASVLKLDVSAYMDQLPKPEPSAPPNYITHQRKWKLGSFFFSGTGFCQLLVVIFMLFIAGVTYLGFRM, from the coding sequence ATGGAGAGAATTGGGTTCGTTATGAAAGAAGCACGGATTTCAAAAGGGATTAGCCTAACAGATATTCATCAAAAAACAAATATCCCGTTGTCTTATTTGGAGGCAATCGAACAAGAGGAATTTTCTAAAATTCCTCATCAAGTGTATGTCCAAGGATTTGTGAAAAGTTACGCTAGCGTTTTAAAACTAGATGTCTCAGCTTATATGGACCAGCTACCAAAGCCGGAGCCTTCCGCTCCGCCCAACTATATTACGCATCAACGGAAATGGAAACTAGGTAGTTTTTTCTTTTCCGGCACAGGTTTTTGTCAATTGCTTGTCGTGATCTTTATGTTATTCATCGCTGGTGTAACCTATTTGGGTTTTCGTATGTAA
- the accD gene encoding acetyl-CoA carboxylase, carboxyltransferase subunit beta codes for MLKDLFGKKRKFATVPSVSMTQEVPTVEPKEVPEGLMHKCSHCGTIHYSKDLEKNLRVCKGCQHHFPLSSPERVQSLLDNGSFTEEFDANLISDNPLNFPGYEDKLEQDRSKTNLNEAVITGEGLLQGMPVVLGVMDSRFRMGSMGAVVGEKITRAIERAIERKLPFILFSASGGARMQEGMISLMQMAKTSAALAQMENERLLFISVLTHPTTGGVSASFASLGDINIAEPGAQIGFAGRRIIEQTIRQELPKDFQTAEFLLKHGQLDMVVHRKDMRDTLGTLVALHTHREGE; via the coding sequence GTGCTCAAAGATCTTTTTGGGAAAAAGCGCAAATTTGCGACTGTACCAAGCGTGTCAATGACGCAGGAAGTCCCGACTGTTGAACCCAAAGAGGTTCCAGAAGGTCTTATGCATAAATGTTCCCATTGCGGAACAATTCATTATTCCAAGGATTTGGAGAAGAATTTAAGAGTCTGCAAAGGCTGTCAGCATCATTTTCCTTTATCTTCTCCAGAGCGCGTACAATCGCTACTGGATAATGGTAGCTTTACGGAAGAATTTGATGCTAATTTAATTTCAGATAACCCTCTTAATTTTCCGGGGTATGAAGATAAATTAGAACAAGATCGTTCCAAAACAAATTTGAACGAAGCGGTTATTACGGGCGAGGGTCTGCTTCAGGGGATGCCTGTTGTGTTAGGTGTCATGGACTCGCGCTTTCGGATGGGAAGCATGGGCGCAGTTGTTGGTGAAAAAATTACACGGGCAATTGAACGCGCTATTGAGCGTAAGCTGCCATTTATCCTGTTCTCTGCTTCTGGTGGAGCACGTATGCAGGAAGGAATGATCAGCTTGATGCAGATGGCAAAAACCAGCGCTGCATTGGCTCAAATGGAAAATGAACGCTTGTTGTTTATCTCCGTATTAACTCATCCGACTACCGGTGGTGTATCTGCCAGCTTTGCCTCGCTTGGTGATATTAATATTGCCGAACCAGGTGCTCAGATTGGGTTTGCTGGTCGTCGTATCATTGAACAAACGATTCGTCAGGAGCTTCCTAAGGATTTCCAAACTGCGGAGTTTCTCTTAAAGCATGGGCAGCTTGATATGGTAGTGCATCGCAAAGATATGCGAGATACTTTAGGTACATTGGTCGCTTTGCACACACATAGGGAGGGAGAATAA
- a CDS encoding DNA polymerase III subunit alpha: MMTASFVHLHVHSEFSLLDGAARIDQLVQKAAELKMPALAITDHANLYGVIPFYKACLEKGIKPIIGMEIYLIDGDLRDRVTRQTKAPYHLTLLAENEQGYKNLIQLSTIAHTEGYQILPRINRERLKRYANGLIALSGCTEGEINQLLLEGDIEAARQAASWYADVFGPQRFYLELQDHGTEKERRLNQRILRLHEATHIPLVVTNNVHYVEKQEAELHDVLLAIGQGATITDTNRSRYETEEYYLKSAEEMAGLFVYAKEGLQNTLRIAERCQVEIQLDQHILPRFPLPEGVEAEQYLRQICEEGCVKRYGALHAEVQERLDYELSVITGTGFTDYFLIVWDFMKYAHEQKIATGPGRGSAAGSLVAYALSITNVDPLAHDLLFERFLNPERITMPDIDIDFAVERRDEVIHYVADRYGHDRVAQIITFGTLAARAAVRDVGRALGLSLALVDRVAKMIPQSPSMTFDKAFKLNPDLERLTEENRDVAKLIRLGRGLEGLPRHASTHAAGVVISREPLTEYVPLQEGSEGLLLTQFPMDILEQVGLLKMDFLGLRNLTIIQETLKEMNRQGIPLSLDSLPMEDAKSFAMLTRGDTTGVFQLESAGIRNVLRDLKPTCLGDIVAVLALYRPGPMEIIPDYIKAKHGKTPVHYAHPDLEAILQETHGFIIYQEQIMQISSKMAGFTLGEADILRRAVGKKKRELLMEQREKFVAGSIAQGYEEQLANEVYDLIVKFADYGFNKAHSVAYAIIAYQMAYLKANHSLAFMASLLSMSIGSQGRIAEYVEEAKRLRLTVLPPCVNASEALFSVEPDKQAIRFGLAAVKNVGYGAIESIVKERIKAPFSDLVDFCSRVDSRLVNRRVIESLIICGALDSLPGHRAQLLLMLDEAMEKGGTRRKDKEAAQLNLFAFTSEAGSDDKGNQPEPEKIEYPEVPPFSHIQSLKEEKELLGVYLSGHPLDPYSYLTQHKEVTMIPDMDDLPHQHVVKIVGMITEAKRIQTKKGDPMAFLQVEDKTAQVEVVVFPKIFQTAQTFLYKEAIVVIEGRIDRQGDTPKLIANRIWDGKALPKPQMESVLFIKISPEHERGDTLVRLKELFTKHSGMTPVLLYYEQKKQILRLPNEYRVEANSEILEKMKEIVGDECVIQKELPINGGG, from the coding sequence ATGATGACAGCATCCTTCGTTCATTTACATGTGCATAGCGAATTTAGTTTATTAGATGGGGCCGCACGGATTGATCAATTGGTGCAAAAGGCTGCTGAGCTTAAGATGCCGGCCTTAGCAATTACAGACCATGCGAATCTATACGGAGTCATTCCTTTTTATAAAGCATGTCTTGAGAAAGGAATTAAACCTATTATTGGCATGGAAATTTATCTAATTGATGGAGATTTGCGTGATCGGGTGACACGACAAACCAAGGCCCCTTATCATTTGACATTACTTGCCGAGAATGAGCAAGGCTATAAAAATTTAATTCAGTTATCTACAATTGCTCATACAGAGGGGTATCAAATACTGCCGCGAATCAATCGAGAAAGGCTGAAGCGATATGCAAACGGCCTGATTGCGCTAAGTGGTTGTACAGAAGGAGAGATTAACCAGCTTTTATTAGAAGGCGATATAGAGGCAGCAAGACAAGCCGCTAGCTGGTATGCTGATGTTTTTGGCCCACAGCGCTTTTATCTGGAGCTTCAGGATCATGGGACTGAAAAAGAGCGTCGCCTAAATCAACGTATATTGAGATTGCATGAGGCGACACACATTCCGCTAGTAGTCACAAATAACGTGCATTATGTGGAAAAGCAGGAAGCAGAGCTACATGACGTGCTGCTGGCTATCGGCCAAGGTGCAACCATTACAGATACTAACCGATCTCGCTACGAGACGGAGGAATATTATCTTAAATCGGCAGAAGAGATGGCTGGTCTGTTTGTCTACGCGAAAGAGGGACTACAAAACACCCTTCGTATAGCGGAACGCTGTCAGGTGGAAATTCAGTTAGACCAACACATTTTGCCACGGTTTCCGTTACCAGAGGGAGTAGAGGCGGAGCAATATTTACGACAAATATGTGAAGAAGGCTGTGTCAAGCGTTACGGTGCTCTACATGCCGAGGTGCAGGAGCGCCTAGATTATGAACTATCTGTCATAACCGGGACAGGCTTTACCGATTATTTTTTAATCGTTTGGGATTTTATGAAATATGCTCATGAGCAAAAAATAGCAACCGGTCCGGGGCGAGGATCAGCGGCAGGCAGCTTGGTCGCCTACGCGCTCTCCATTACCAATGTAGATCCGCTTGCTCACGATCTGTTGTTTGAACGCTTTCTCAATCCAGAGCGCATTACGATGCCTGATATTGATATTGACTTTGCAGTGGAGCGGCGTGACGAGGTTATTCATTATGTAGCAGACAGATACGGTCATGATCGGGTGGCGCAGATTATTACCTTTGGTACACTTGCTGCACGGGCGGCCGTGCGTGATGTTGGCCGAGCCCTAGGCTTATCACTTGCTTTGGTAGATCGCGTAGCGAAAATGATTCCACAATCTCCATCTATGACCTTTGATAAGGCCTTCAAGCTTAATCCTGACTTGGAGCGTTTAACGGAGGAAAATCGAGACGTAGCCAAGCTGATCCGGCTAGGCCGGGGATTGGAAGGATTACCGCGCCATGCTTCTACGCATGCGGCTGGGGTAGTGATTTCACGTGAACCCTTAACAGAATACGTACCCCTGCAAGAGGGAAGTGAAGGGCTATTACTTACTCAGTTCCCAATGGATATTCTAGAACAGGTCGGTTTGCTAAAGATGGATTTTTTAGGTCTACGCAATCTGACTATTATTCAGGAAACGTTAAAGGAAATGAACCGTCAGGGCATCCCTTTGTCATTAGACTCATTGCCAATGGAGGATGCAAAAAGCTTTGCAATGCTAACACGCGGTGATACAACAGGTGTGTTTCAGCTAGAATCAGCGGGAATCCGTAATGTACTTCGAGATTTAAAGCCGACCTGTCTTGGTGATATCGTAGCTGTTCTTGCTTTATATCGTCCAGGGCCTATGGAGATTATTCCAGACTATATCAAAGCCAAGCATGGGAAAACTCCCGTACACTATGCTCATCCCGATTTAGAAGCAATTTTGCAAGAGACACACGGCTTTATTATTTATCAGGAGCAAATCATGCAAATTTCTTCTAAAATGGCAGGCTTTACTCTAGGTGAGGCTGATATTTTACGGCGGGCCGTAGGGAAAAAGAAACGTGAGCTATTGATGGAACAACGTGAGAAATTTGTGGCAGGCAGCATTGCCCAAGGATATGAGGAGCAGCTTGCCAATGAGGTTTATGATTTGATTGTTAAATTTGCCGACTACGGTTTTAATAAAGCCCATTCAGTAGCGTATGCGATTATTGCCTATCAAATGGCGTATTTAAAAGCGAATCATTCACTAGCTTTTATGGCCTCATTACTATCCATGTCAATTGGCAGCCAAGGGAGGATCGCGGAGTATGTAGAAGAAGCAAAGCGCTTGCGCCTAACGGTGCTTCCTCCTTGCGTAAATGCAAGTGAAGCATTATTTAGTGTTGAGCCAGATAAGCAGGCGATTCGCTTCGGACTGGCTGCTGTCAAGAATGTAGGATATGGTGCAATCGAGTCAATTGTTAAAGAACGGATAAAAGCTCCGTTTTCAGATCTGGTTGATTTTTGTTCAAGAGTCGACAGTCGATTGGTTAACCGCCGTGTGATTGAGTCTTTGATTATTTGCGGGGCACTGGATTCATTGCCAGGTCATAGAGCTCAGCTTTTATTGATGCTTGATGAAGCCATGGAGAAGGGTGGTACACGTCGAAAAGACAAAGAAGCTGCTCAGTTAAATTTGTTTGCATTTACAAGTGAAGCCGGCTCTGATGATAAGGGGAATCAACCAGAACCAGAGAAGATAGAATATCCAGAGGTTCCGCCCTTCTCGCATATACAGAGCTTAAAAGAGGAAAAAGAGCTATTAGGTGTCTATCTGTCCGGTCATCCACTCGATCCCTATTCTTATTTAACACAGCATAAAGAAGTAACCATGATCCCCGATATGGATGACCTACCGCATCAGCATGTAGTAAAAATTGTAGGGATGATAACAGAGGCTAAGCGAATTCAAACAAAAAAAGGCGACCCGATGGCATTTCTACAGGTAGAGGATAAAACGGCTCAAGTAGAGGTAGTTGTTTTTCCGAAAATATTTCAAACGGCCCAAACCTTTTTATATAAAGAGGCGATCGTTGTGATTGAAGGACGTATAGATCGTCAGGGAGATACGCCTAAATTGATCGCTAACAGGATCTGGGACGGAAAAGCATTGCCTAAGCCACAGATGGAAAGCGTATTATTTATTAAAATCTCTCCAGAGCATGAAAGAGGCGATACCCTAGTTCGGTTAAAAGAATTGTTTACCAAGCACAGTGGAATGACCCCAGTTCTGCTTTATTATGAGCAGAAAAAACAAATATTACGGCTACCAAACGAATATCGAGTGGAAGCAAATAGCGAAATACTGGAGAAAATGAAAGAAATAGTGGGAGATGAGTGTGTAATTCAGAAAGAATTGCCCATAAACGGGGGAGGATGA